The Rhodoflexus caldus genome has a window encoding:
- a CDS encoding RNA polymerase sigma factor, with product MPRQSFSALASNLSAAFYILSSETDRPMFGSAKKYDEQTAIADCLKGKQAAQEWLYKRFSSRMLGVCLRYLPDRHEAEDAMIAGMVKVFRHLHTFNHQGSFEGWVRQIVVNEALAMLRKKAGKHQTDIEEADGYHESDSQADAALHTEELLALVQQLPAGYRTVFNLYAIEGYSHQEIADMLGISESTSKSQLNRARNMLKARIAALENTVTLSSPKVS from the coding sequence GTGCCGAGGCAAAGTTTTTCCGCCCTTGCAAGCAACCTTTCCGCCGCCTTTTACATCTTATCGTCGGAAACCGACCGACCGATGTTTGGCTCTGCCAAAAAATACGACGAACAAACAGCCATAGCAGACTGCCTCAAAGGCAAGCAAGCTGCGCAAGAATGGCTCTACAAGCGATTCAGCAGCCGTATGCTGGGCGTTTGTCTGCGCTATTTGCCCGACCGCCACGAAGCCGAAGATGCCATGATTGCGGGTATGGTGAAAGTTTTTCGGCATTTGCATACCTTTAACCATCAGGGCAGTTTTGAAGGCTGGGTGCGTCAAATTGTGGTCAATGAAGCGCTGGCAATGCTCAGAAAAAAGGCAGGCAAACACCAAACCGACATAGAAGAGGCAGACGGCTACCATGAGTCGGACAGCCAAGCCGATGCAGCCCTGCACACCGAAGAACTGCTCGCACTGGTGCAGCAACTGCCCGCAGGCTACCGAACGGTTTTTAACCTCTATGCCATTGAAGGTTACAGCCATCAGGAAATTGCCGATATGTTGGGCATTTCGGAAAGCACCTCAAAGTCGCAACTGAACCGTGCCCGCAACATGCTCAAAGCGCGAATTGCCGCCCTTGAAAATACCGTAACCCTGTCAAGCCCGAAAGTATCATGA
- a CDS encoding queuosine precursor transporter: protein MTQLQQKKNTLFFVLSGLFLTNALVAEMVGTKIFSLEKTLDFPPAQIPLLGDFVLDFNLTAGVVLWPVVFITSDIINEYFGKAGVRKISLLTAAFISYAFLMIYAATQLTPADFWLSINSTDSAGNPLNIDEAFNRIFLQSLGIIIGSLVAFLVGQLLDAVTFQWIRRLTGSRIIWLRATGSTLVSQLIDSFIVLGIAFYVFGNPRWTFEQVVSVGIINYIYKFAIALIMIPLLYIMHFAIKSYLGDKASEEMADEAAKTELF from the coding sequence ATGACCCAACTGCAACAGAAGAAAAACACCCTGTTTTTTGTCCTCAGCGGACTTTTTTTGACCAACGCCTTGGTTGCCGAAATGGTAGGCACCAAAATTTTTTCGCTGGAAAAAACCTTGGATTTTCCACCTGCGCAAATCCCTCTTTTAGGCGATTTTGTGCTGGATTTTAATTTGACGGCAGGTGTGGTGTTGTGGCCTGTGGTGTTCATCACCAGCGATATTATCAACGAATACTTCGGCAAGGCAGGTGTGCGCAAAATTTCCCTGCTCACCGCAGCCTTTATCAGCTATGCGTTTCTGATGATTTACGCCGCTACGCAACTTACCCCCGCCGATTTTTGGTTGAGCATCAACAGCACCGACAGCGCAGGCAACCCACTGAATATTGACGAAGCCTTCAACCGCATTTTTCTGCAAAGTTTGGGCATTATCATCGGTTCATTGGTGGCGTTTTTGGTCGGGCAGTTGCTGGATGCCGTTACGTTCCAGTGGATTCGCCGCCTGACGGGCAGCCGCATCATCTGGCTGCGGGCAACAGGCTCAACCTTGGTAAGCCAACTGATTGACAGTTTCATCGTATTGGGCATTGCGTTCTACGTATTCGGCAACCCACGATGGACGTTTGAGCAAGTGGTTTCCGTCGGCATCATCAACTACATCTACAAATTTGCCATTGCCCTTATCATGATTCCTTTGCTGTACATCATGCACTTTGCCATCAAGTCTTACCTTGGCGACAAAGCCTCTGAGGAAATGGCAGACGAAGCGGCAAAAACAGAGTTATTTTGA
- a CDS encoding RidA family protein: MHQIINSDRAPEPIGPYNQAVRAGNTLYVSGQIAINRETGEMVTEDIASETHQVMRNLEFILHEAGMGFRNVVKCTIFLRDMNDFATVNNIYGQYFTSHFPARETVQVARLPKDVGVEISCIAVAQ; the protein is encoded by the coding sequence ATGCATCAAATCATCAACAGCGACCGCGCCCCTGAACCTATCGGGCCTTACAATCAGGCAGTGCGCGCAGGCAATACGCTTTATGTGTCAGGTCAAATAGCCATCAATCGCGAAACAGGCGAAATGGTAACAGAAGACATTGCCTCTGAAACCCATCAGGTGATGCGCAATTTAGAGTTCATTTTGCACGAAGCAGGTATGGGCTTCCGCAACGTGGTGAAGTGTACCATCTTCCTGCGCGACATGAACGACTTTGCTACCGTGAACAATATCTACGGGCAATATTTTACTTCACATTTCCCTGCCCGCGAAACGGTACAGGTAGCCCGCCTGCCCAAAGACGTAGGCGTGGAAATTTCCTGCATTGCCGTAGCGCAATAG
- a CDS encoding DUF4136 domain-containing protein: protein MQRLMNLFRTFTCAAVLMTVALSFTNCSTSQKLKVESDYSYHGKFKKYKSFDFVKDMNPNRLEDDPQSRIIEDEIRFRMGLIGYKQTDKKPDLLVSYRIFFDDLRFTGFNQPDIEEWVRYEDEKEKYDPIKYNLRQGTLLILFFDGKQQRTVWQGYASGIFGNALFASEKMLKRPVRAIFDRYRFLAEGFPYDERARNNSDRENNE, encoded by the coding sequence ATGCAGCGATTGATGAATCTTTTCCGAACTTTTACCTGCGCTGCCGTGCTGATGACAGTTGCGCTCTCCTTTACCAATTGCTCTACTTCGCAAAAACTCAAAGTAGAGTCTGACTACAGCTATCATGGTAAATTCAAAAAGTACAAGTCTTTTGACTTTGTGAAAGATATGAACCCCAACCGATTGGAAGACGACCCGCAAAGCCGCATTATTGAAGATGAAATCCGCTTTCGCATGGGCTTAATTGGCTACAAACAAACCGATAAAAAACCCGACCTGCTGGTTTCTTACCGCATCTTCTTTGACGACTTGCGTTTTACGGGCTTCAACCAACCCGATATTGAAGAATGGGTGCGCTACGAAGACGAAAAGGAAAAATACGACCCCATTAAGTACAACCTGCGGCAAGGCACCCTGCTTATCCTGTTTTTTGACGGCAAACAACAGCGCACCGTTTGGCAAGGTTACGCTTCGGGTATCTTTGGCAATGCACTTTTTGCCAGCGAAAAAATGCTGAAACGTCCCGTTCGTGCTATTTTTGACCGCTATCGCTTCCTTGCTGAAGGCTTCCCTTACGATGAGCGCGCGCGAAACAATTCTGACAGAGAAAACAATGAATAA
- a CDS encoding RNA polymerase sigma factor, translating into MKTVALTSANDSELVVSFRNGNENAFNLLFSRHRQRLLAVIYNIVKDAETAEDLLQETMIKALDTIRSDRYNDEGKFLPWIARIARNMAIDFFRKQKRYPNMRIKEGSALYNTIELSEASIETTQIQSETFRQLKSYIHLLPENQKEVLMMRHYMKMSFQEIADVTNVSINTALGRMRYALLNLRRAMEKNGVAAEYLAA; encoded by the coding sequence ATGAAAACTGTAGCCCTCACCTCCGCCAATGACAGCGAATTAGTAGTTAGTTTCCGCAACGGCAACGAGAACGCCTTTAACCTACTTTTCAGCCGTCATCGTCAGCGTTTGCTTGCCGTTATCTACAACATCGTGAAAGACGCGGAAACAGCCGAAGACCTGCTACAGGAAACCATGATTAAAGCGCTGGACACTATTCGCTCTGACCGCTATAATGACGAGGGCAAGTTTTTACCTTGGATTGCGCGCATTGCCCGCAATATGGCAATTGACTTTTTCCGCAAGCAAAAGCGTTATCCTAATATGCGCATTAAAGAAGGTTCTGCACTTTACAATACCATTGAACTGTCAGAAGCCTCTATTGAAACTACTCAGATTCAGTCCGAGACATTCCGCCAACTGAAAAGCTATATTCATCTGCTGCCTGAAAATCAGAAAGAAGTGCTGATGATGCGTCATTACATGAAAATGAGTTTTCAGGAAATTGCCGATGTTACCAACGTAAGCATCAATACCGCACTGGGACGTATGCGTTATGCGTTGCTGAACCTACGCCGCGCGATGGAGAAAAACGGTGTGGCAGCAGAATACTTGGCGGCTTAA
- a CDS encoding DUF5606 family protein → MNLTNIAAVAGKPGLYRVIKPTRTGVILESIDEKRTRFAVGMNSRVSVLKEVAIYAYNAEGSVPLADVFRSMHQWQGEIPSPNAPAQELTAFLAEILPDFDREKVYASDIKKLITWFNILSKHEPDLFLAEEAPKTIDE, encoded by the coding sequence ATGAATCTGACCAATATTGCAGCCGTGGCAGGAAAGCCCGGCCTCTATCGCGTAATTAAACCGACACGTACAGGAGTTATTCTGGAAAGCATTGATGAGAAGCGTACACGCTTTGCCGTTGGTATGAACAGCCGAGTTTCCGTATTGAAAGAAGTAGCCATTTATGCTTACAATGCGGAGGGCAGCGTGCCACTGGCCGATGTGTTCCGTTCCATGCATCAATGGCAGGGCGAAATCCCTTCGCCAAATGCTCCTGCGCAAGAACTGACGGCTTTTCTGGCTGAAATTCTGCCGGACTTTGACCGTGAAAAGGTTTATGCTTCCGATATTAAAAAGCTCATCACTTGGTTCAATATTCTGTCCAAGCACGAACCGGATTTATTTTTAGCCGAAGAAGCACCCAAAACCATCGACGAATAA
- the yihA gene encoding ribosome biogenesis GTP-binding protein YihA/YsxC, translating into MQIHSAKFVSSNSEVAKCPSGHLPEYAFIGRSNVGKSSLINMLTARKGLAKTSATPGKTQVINHFIINDNWYLVDLPGYGYAKVSQASRVRFSAMIEKYLQQRSNLVCTFVLIDIRHEPQTNDMDFMGWMLEQQLPFAMIFTKADKLSKTAAAKAVAHYTELTLQYWAEMPPLFISSSETGQGREEILSYIESLNQLSKQNK; encoded by the coding sequence GTGCAAATTCACAGTGCCAAATTCGTCAGCAGCAATTCGGAAGTAGCCAAGTGTCCGTCAGGGCATTTGCCCGAATACGCTTTTATTGGCAGGTCTAACGTAGGCAAGTCATCACTCATTAACATGCTGACTGCCCGCAAAGGGCTGGCAAAAACCTCAGCCACACCCGGCAAAACGCAGGTCATCAATCATTTTATCATTAACGATAACTGGTATTTGGTCGATTTGCCCGGTTACGGCTATGCCAAAGTGAGCCAAGCCAGTCGTGTGCGCTTTTCTGCAATGATTGAAAAATACCTGCAACAGCGCAGCAATCTGGTTTGCACGTTTGTACTGATTGACATTCGGCACGAGCCGCAAACCAATGACATGGATTTTATGGGTTGGATGTTGGAGCAACAACTGCCGTTTGCCATGATTTTCACCAAAGCCGATAAGCTATCAAAGACTGCAGCAGCCAAAGCTGTGGCGCACTATACCGAACTTACCCTACAATATTGGGCAGAAATGCCGCCCTTATTTATCAGTTCTTCCGAAACGGGGCAGGGGCGCGAGGAGATTCTGTCCTACATCGAGTCATTGAATCAATTATCGAAACAAAATAAATAG
- a CDS encoding enoyl-CoA hydratase/isomerase family protein, producing MMFENLLLVNENGILTITINRPEKRNALNIRTMQEIEAAFQLVQTDESIRAVILTGAGDKAFVAGADISEITNLDAEQARAFAVKGQHIFRMIETCGKPVIAAVNGFALGGGCELAMACHMRVAVENAKFGQPEVNLGIIPGYGGTQRLSRLIGRGKALELMLTADMISAAEALQLGLVNHVTASQEALLEKSREILHKIMKKGPVAVAQTIRAADAAFLPIDGYEVEAEAFAACCQTHDFKEGTQAFLEKREAKFTGR from the coding sequence ATGATGTTTGAGAACCTTTTGCTGGTGAATGAAAACGGCATCCTGACCATCACCATCAATCGCCCTGAAAAGCGCAATGCGCTTAACATCCGCACGATGCAGGAAATTGAGGCCGCCTTTCAGTTAGTGCAAACCGATGAATCTATACGCGCCGTTATACTGACAGGTGCCGGCGACAAGGCATTTGTAGCAGGTGCCGACATTTCCGAAATCACCAATTTAGATGCAGAACAGGCACGTGCTTTTGCCGTAAAAGGACAGCATATTTTCCGCATGATAGAAACCTGTGGCAAACCTGTTATTGCAGCAGTAAATGGTTTTGCATTGGGTGGCGGTTGCGAGCTTGCGATGGCTTGCCACATGCGCGTAGCCGTTGAAAATGCCAAATTCGGCCAGCCGGAGGTAAACTTAGGCATTATCCCGGGCTACGGCGGTACGCAGCGCCTCAGTCGTTTAATCGGCCGCGGCAAAGCACTTGAACTCATGCTCACTGCCGATATGATTAGCGCAGCCGAAGCCCTGCAATTGGGTTTAGTGAACCATGTAACCGCCTCACAGGAAGCCCTTTTGGAAAAAAGCCGTGAAATTCTGCATAAAATTATGAAGAAAGGCCCCGTAGCCGTTGCACAAACCATCCGCGCTGCCGATGCTGCCTTTCTGCCCATAGACGGCTACGAAGTGGAGGCCGAAGCCTTTGCTGCCTGCTGCCAAACGCACGATTTCAAAGAAGGCACACAGGCATTCTTAGAGAAGCGCGAGGCAAAGTTTACCGGACGATAG
- a CDS encoding isochorismatase family protein, with product MELSNKTAREIYYEIKANPQRAKFGFGKRPAIVNIDLQRAYTDTATFKTAYETDPRQIEYINEINRIARSKNIPVIFTYVAYMDSGEDAGVWGTRTNTPDSLQNIKFGSERAEFDKRLVVDAKSDVIYCKKMPSPFFETPLGSLLTWHQVDTVIITGGSTSGCVRAAAVDSLSRGYRTIVPEECVADKHESYHFANLTDMLLKYADVEPVQAVIDYLNRLPVLEKRINEFLNR from the coding sequence ATGGAACTTTCAAATAAGACCGCCCGGGAAATTTATTATGAAATAAAAGCCAATCCGCAGCGGGCTAAATTTGGTTTTGGTAAGCGCCCTGCCATTGTCAATATTGATTTGCAGCGTGCTTACACCGATACGGCAACTTTTAAAACCGCCTACGAAACCGACCCGCGACAAATTGAATACATCAACGAAATTAACCGCATTGCCCGTAGTAAAAATATCCCTGTCATATTCACCTATGTAGCCTATATGGACAGCGGCGAAGATGCAGGCGTATGGGGAACGCGCACCAATACACCCGATTCGCTGCAAAACATCAAATTCGGCTCGGAGCGCGCCGAGTTTGACAAACGGTTGGTTGTGGATGCCAAAAGCGACGTAATTTATTGCAAAAAAATGCCTTCGCCGTTTTTTGAAACACCGCTTGGCTCGCTGCTGACATGGCATCAGGTAGATACCGTAATTATTACGGGAGGCAGCACTTCGGGCTGTGTGCGTGCTGCGGCTGTGGACAGCCTTTCGCGAGGGTATCGCACCATTGTCCCCGAAGAATGTGTGGCCGACAAGCACGAAAGTTATCACTTTGCCAACCTGACCGATATGCTGCTCAAATATGCCGATGTAGAGCCGGTGCAGGCGGTGATAGACTACTTGAACAGGCTACCCGTTTTGGAAAAGCGCATCAATGAGTTTTTAAATCGCTGA
- a CDS encoding polysaccharide deacetylase family protein, whose protein sequence is MLRDPELYSYWPYQNRPKIRWKNGAKIAFWVAPNIEFYELDPPQNPMRKPWARPHPDVRGYSMRDYGNRVGHYRMMEVMDKYGVRGSVSLSVAMCQHHPEIIQACVERNWEFFSHGIYNTRYTYGMSEEQERAIIQDSFRTVREATGQTIKGWLAPALTHTERTFDLIAEAGIIYTCDLFQDDQPQPLKVRSGKLISMPYSLEVNDVICYNSYFQSPRHYADVLKRQFDTLYREGEESGTVMCIPLHAYLVGHPHRIKPFEEALAYITSHPDVWVTTAAEIAEYYYEHYYDIVLQAIEA, encoded by the coding sequence ATGCTACGCGACCCTGAACTGTACAGCTACTGGCCTTACCAAAACCGCCCGAAAATCCGTTGGAAAAACGGGGCAAAAATTGCTTTTTGGGTAGCGCCCAATATTGAGTTTTATGAGTTAGACCCGCCGCAAAACCCCATGCGCAAGCCTTGGGCAAGGCCGCACCCTGATGTGCGCGGCTACTCCATGCGCGACTACGGCAACCGCGTCGGGCATTACCGCATGATGGAGGTGATGGACAAATACGGCGTGCGTGGCAGCGTGTCGCTGTCGGTAGCCATGTGCCAGCATCACCCCGAAATTATTCAGGCCTGCGTAGAGCGCAACTGGGAGTTTTTTTCGCACGGCATCTACAATACGCGTTATACCTACGGAATGAGCGAAGAGCAAGAGCGCGCAATTATTCAGGATTCATTCCGAACTGTTCGCGAAGCTACGGGGCAAACCATTAAAGGATGGCTTGCACCTGCACTGACACATACGGAGCGCACCTTTGACCTGATTGCAGAAGCCGGTATTATCTACACCTGCGATTTGTTTCAGGATGACCAGCCACAACCACTGAAAGTCCGTTCGGGTAAGCTGATTTCAATGCCTTACTCGTTGGAAGTGAACGATGTGATTTGCTACAACAGCTATTTTCAAAGCCCGCGCCACTATGCCGACGTGTTGAAGCGGCAGTTTGACACACTGTATCGCGAAGGAGAGGAAAGCGGCACTGTCATGTGTATTCCGCTTCATGCCTATTTGGTAGGGCATCCGCACCGCATCAAACCGTTTGAGGAGGCACTTGCTTACATTACTTCACACCCCGATGTGTGGGTTACTACTGCTGCCGAAATAGCGGAGTATTACTACGAACACTATTATGATATTGTGCTTCAAGCAATTGAGGCATAA
- a CDS encoding DUF4442 domain-containing protein, whose translation MSSTNRLATYAKRLSKYPKWVLSWAVGRAVPLVGTAGIHFEKLTENEVVLHLKNRRKTGNHIGQIHAAAMILLAETATGMVVGMNVPDDRLPLIKSIKSDFVRRSQGAMRAVATLTPEQQEMIRNTPKGELYVPVTVTDESGEQPIVCEMLWAWIPKKK comes from the coding sequence ATGTCTTCAACCAATCGTCTGGCGACTTATGCCAAACGTTTAAGCAAATACCCCAAGTGGGTACTTTCATGGGCAGTCGGTCGCGCTGTTCCCTTAGTGGGTACTGCCGGTATTCATTTTGAAAAACTGACTGAAAATGAGGTGGTTCTGCACCTGAAAAACCGCCGCAAAACAGGCAACCACATCGGGCAGATTCATGCAGCAGCCATGATTTTGCTGGCCGAAACCGCAACAGGCATGGTCGTCGGTATGAACGTCCCCGATGACCGCCTTCCACTTATCAAATCCATCAAATCGGATTTTGTGAGGCGCTCGCAAGGGGCTATGCGCGCCGTTGCTACGCTGACTCCCGAGCAACAGGAAATGATTCGCAATACACCCAAAGGTGAACTCTACGTGCCTGTTACCGTAACCGATGAAAGCGGCGAGCAGCCCATTGTCTGCGAAATGCTCTGGGCGTGGATTCCGAAAAAGAAATAA
- a CDS encoding sodium/sugar symporter, whose product MTQLDYIVFIGYCITIIAIGLWVSREKKGHEKDSKDYFLASQSLPWWAIGASLIASNISAEQFIGMSGSGFAMGLAISTYEWMAAATLLVVGKFFLPVFLKTGIYTMPQFLESRYDSRVRTTMAVFWLLVYVFVNLTSVLYLGALTLHTVLDVPMIYAVIGLSALAIVYSIYGGLMAVAWTDVVQVVFLVAGGLATTYLALDLVGGGDVLAGLAALRQKAPEHFHMIFSEGQMMIPDGSGGKKDAYLDLPGLSVLIGGMWIANLNYWGCNQYITQRALAAKSLDEAQKGVIFAGFLKLLMPLIVVVPGIAAYVVVMQEGGAGTFTTAMTDAATGIVKSDKAYPALLNLLPVGLKGVAFAALAAAIVSSLASMANSTATIFTMDLYKNFINPKASEANLVKTGRIVALAAFAIAAIVAPALGALDQAFQFIQEYTGFVSPGVVAIFLFGFFWKRTTANAALFAAITTIPLSALLKQLLPALPFIDRMGVVFLVLAAGIIIISLMDSRSKDNPKGITVDAALLRTSTTFNIGAMLIAGAIAALYIIFW is encoded by the coding sequence ATGACACAACTTGATTACATCGTTTTTATCGGCTATTGCATCACTATTATAGCTATCGGTCTGTGGGTATCACGCGAAAAGAAAGGGCACGAAAAAGATTCTAAAGACTACTTTCTGGCAAGCCAGTCGTTGCCATGGTGGGCTATTGGCGCATCGCTGATTGCCTCCAACATCTCTGCCGAGCAGTTTATCGGCATGTCGGGGTCGGGTTTTGCGATGGGGCTTGCCATTTCTACCTATGAGTGGATGGCTGCTGCTACGCTGTTGGTCGTAGGTAAGTTCTTCTTGCCCGTCTTCCTCAAAACAGGCATCTACACCATGCCGCAGTTTCTGGAATCGCGCTATGACAGCCGCGTGCGAACCACAATGGCCGTTTTCTGGCTGTTGGTTTACGTGTTTGTAAACCTGACTTCCGTGCTTTATCTGGGCGCGCTTACGCTGCATACAGTGTTGGATGTACCCATGATTTACGCCGTTATCGGACTTTCGGCCTTAGCGATTGTGTATTCCATCTATGGAGGTTTGATGGCGGTTGCATGGACGGATGTAGTGCAGGTCGTGTTTCTGGTTGCGGGTGGCCTGGCCACCACCTATCTCGCGCTTGACCTCGTAGGCGGTGGCGACGTATTGGCAGGACTGGCAGCATTGCGCCAAAAAGCTCCCGAACATTTCCACATGATTTTCTCTGAAGGGCAAATGATGATTCCCGACGGTTCGGGTGGTAAAAAAGACGCATATTTGGACTTGCCCGGTTTGAGCGTACTCATTGGCGGCATGTGGATTGCCAACCTGAACTACTGGGGCTGCAACCAATACATCACACAGCGCGCACTGGCCGCTAAAAGTTTAGACGAAGCGCAAAAAGGTGTCATCTTCGCAGGTTTCCTGAAACTGCTCATGCCGCTGATTGTGGTTGTTCCGGGCATTGCGGCTTACGTGGTTGTAATGCAGGAAGGCGGCGCAGGCACTTTCACCACTGCCATGACCGACGCAGCAACAGGTATTGTCAAATCTGACAAAGCCTACCCCGCATTGCTAAACCTGTTACCCGTAGGACTCAAAGGCGTGGCTTTTGCGGCATTGGCGGCAGCCATCGTTTCATCGCTTGCCTCTATGGCCAACAGTACCGCTACTATTTTCACCATGGATTTGTATAAAAACTTTATCAATCCAAAGGCATCGGAGGCCAATCTGGTGAAAACGGGACGCATTGTTGCACTTGCTGCCTTTGCCATTGCGGCAATTGTTGCACCGGCCTTGGGCGCGTTAGACCAAGCCTTCCAATTTATTCAGGAATATACAGGCTTTGTATCGCCGGGGGTTGTGGCAATTTTCTTGTTCGGTTTCTTCTGGAAACGCACCACCGCCAATGCTGCCCTGTTTGCAGCCATTACAACCATCCCGCTGTCGGCACTGCTGAAACAATTGCTGCCTGCGCTGCCCTTCATTGACCGCATGGGGGTTGTTTTCCTCGTGCTGGCAGCCGGCATCATCATCATCAGCCTGATGGACAGCCGCAGCAAAGACAATCCGAAGGGCATTACCGTTGATGCTGCACTCTTGCGTACCAGCACCACTTTCAACATTGGCGCCATGCTGATTGCCGGAGCGATTGCCGCGCTGTATATCATTTTCTGGTAG
- a CDS encoding hemin-degrading factor, which yields MQTILKNLKERYEAFKAAHPKVRIREAAKQLGVSEAELVACGIGETAVRLQGDFREILKDVPSLGYVMALTRNDHVVHERKGVYENVSFDNHVGLVLGDDIDLRLFMMHWAFGFAVNENERLSLQFFDKSGEAVHKIYLTEKSDREAFEALAEKYRAAAPYAPMEIIPYPAPEAPQPDETIDIVGFRKAWLNMKDTHEFFGILKKYKVSRTQGLRLAPEGYAWEISIEQVKRVFAAVSEQQCPIMIFAGNRGCIQIHTGLARNIVPMNGWFNVLDPEFNLHLKDQHVASAWVVLKPTEDGIVTGVELYDAAGQNIILMFGKRKPGIPEQQLWRDIVAQEAQPLFV from the coding sequence ATGCAAACCATTCTGAAAAACCTCAAAGAACGCTACGAAGCCTTCAAGGCTGCTCACCCGAAAGTCCGCATTCGCGAAGCGGCAAAACAATTAGGCGTAAGTGAAGCCGAATTGGTCGCCTGCGGCATTGGGGAAACTGCCGTGCGCCTGCAAGGCGACTTCCGCGAAATACTCAAAGATGTACCTTCATTAGGCTATGTGATGGCACTTACCCGCAACGACCATGTTGTGCATGAGCGTAAAGGCGTTTATGAAAACGTTTCTTTTGATAATCACGTAGGGTTGGTCTTGGGCGATGATATTGACCTGCGCCTGTTCATGATGCACTGGGCATTCGGCTTTGCCGTGAATGAAAACGAACGCCTGAGTCTACAATTTTTTGACAAAAGCGGCGAGGCAGTGCATAAAATTTACCTGACCGAAAAAAGCGACCGCGAAGCATTTGAAGCATTGGCAGAAAAATACCGCGCCGCAGCCCCCTACGCACCTATGGAAATAATTCCGTACCCTGCACCCGAAGCCCCGCAACCCGATGAAACGATTGACATCGTCGGATTCCGCAAGGCATGGCTCAACATGAAAGACACGCACGAATTTTTCGGCATATTGAAAAAGTACAAAGTCAGCCGCACACAAGGGCTGCGTTTAGCCCCCGAAGGCTATGCGTGGGAAATTTCCATAGAACAGGTCAAGCGGGTATTCGCTGCCGTATCCGAACAGCAATGCCCGATTATGATTTTTGCGGGCAATCGCGGTTGCATTCAAATCCATACGGGGCTTGCGCGCAATATTGTGCCGATGAACGGTTGGTTCAACGTACTTGACCCCGAATTTAACCTACACCTGAAAGACCAACACGTTGCTTCGGCATGGGTAGTGCTCAAACCCACCGAAGACGGCATCGTTACGGGTGTTGAGCTATACGACGCAGCAGGGCAAAATATCATCCTCATGTTTGGTAAGCGCAAGCCCGGCATCCCTGAACAGCAACTTTGGCGCGATATTGTGGCGCAGGAAGCACAGCCCTTGTTCGTATAG
- a CDS encoding heme ABC transporter ATP-binding protein yields the protein MIQVSHLSYRIGAKQLLSDVSLEARAGAFTAIVGANGAGKSTLLKVLCRDYPLQQGSVYFHGKPLNSFSAMQMAQMRAVLSQQQQLSLPFVCEELVLMGRYPHFNGHPTPTDRAIVDFAMQQTGTQHLKGRTYQTLSGGEQQRVQLARVLAQITDSRELHNPQSPVDTPKYLFLDEPITGLDLLHQYHTLDLARRLAQKGYCVVAVLHDLNLAAQYADHLIMLKKGKVIAAGSPQEVMTCENIHRVFGVEVNLMQHPESGCPFIVHVHRQSYVGTGYVLHDVP from the coding sequence ATGATTCAGGTTTCACATCTCAGCTACCGAATCGGGGCAAAACAGTTGCTGTCCGATGTTTCGCTGGAAGCCCGCGCAGGTGCTTTCACTGCCATTGTCGGTGCTAACGGTGCAGGTAAATCTACCTTGCTCAAAGTGCTTTGCCGCGACTATCCCTTGCAGCAGGGCAGCGTGTATTTTCACGGCAAGCCGTTGAACAGTTTTTCGGCAATGCAAATGGCACAAATGCGTGCCGTGCTTTCGCAACAACAGCAACTTTCACTGCCATTTGTATGCGAAGAATTGGTACTAATGGGACGCTATCCGCATTTCAACGGGCATCCGACCCCGACCGACCGTGCAATTGTTGATTTTGCCATGCAACAGACAGGTACGCAGCATTTGAAAGGCAGGACCTATCAAACGCTTTCCGGCGGTGAACAACAGCGCGTGCAATTGGCGCGTGTGCTGGCGCAAATTACCGACAGCAGAGAATTGCACAACCCGCAGTCGCCTGTTGATACGCCAAAATATCTTTTTTTGGACGAACCGATTACGGGTTTAGACCTGCTGCATCAATACCACACCTTAGACCTTGCCCGCCGATTGGCACAAAAAGGCTATTGCGTGGTGGCAGTACTGCACGATTTGAACCTTGCCGCACAGTACGCCGACCATCTGATTATGCTCAAAAAAGGTAAGGTCATAGCGGCAGGCAGCCCGCAAGAGGTCATGACTTGTGAAAATATTCACCGCGTATTCGGGGTAGAAGTCAATTTGATGCAGCATCCCGAATCAGGCTGCCCGTTCATTGTGCATGTACACAGGCAGTCATATGTAGGGACAGGGTATGTCCTGCATGATGTACCATAA